Proteins encoded in a region of the Anguilla anguilla isolate fAngAng1 chromosome 10, fAngAng1.pri, whole genome shotgun sequence genome:
- the arsk gene encoding arylsulfatase K, which produces MSTEMKVFCTAFFIFAQLHVLAFGFNRTAKFRPNFVMVMSDAFDGRLTFDPGSTLVQLPYTKYLREQGAVFLNSYTNSPICCPSRAAMWSGRFVHLTQSWNNYKCLEGNATTWMDVLQENGYHTRSLGKLDFTSGGHSVSNRVEAWTRDVPFLLRQEGRPVTDLTGNASTERVMTKDWKTTDIAVQWIRQTAASLRQPFALYLGLNLPHPYRTDSLGPTAGGSTFRTSPYWLKKVSHQNVSVPKWLHFSEMHPVDYYSTYTKNCSGNFTEQEVKDIRAYYYAMCAETDAMLGAVVEALRDSGLLSSTVLLFTSDHGDLAMEHRQFYKMSMFEGSSHVPLLVAGPGVKAGLRLHEPVSLVDIYPTMLDLAGVSAPGDLSGHSLVPLLSRSAVPPAEPRPDWVLSEYHGCNANASTYMLRQGKWKYIAYADGLSVPPQLFDLSSDKDELHNVAAQFPAVCQHLDKLLRSVVDYPIVSKEVQRYNRQQFSSWRQSLGDSYASIIAGLRWHLDWQRHPDLYEKAIDEWLKA; this is translated from the exons ATGTCGAcagaaatgaaagtgttttgtactgccttttttatttttgctcaaCTACATGTTCTGGCTTTTGGTTTTAACCGCACTGCAAAGTTCAGACCCAACTTTGTGATGGTGATGTCCGATGCATTT GATGGaaggctgacctttgaccctgggAGTACATTGGTGCAGCTCCCTTATACAAAATACCTGAGGGAACAAGGGGCTGTCTTCCTCAACTCCTATACCAACTCTCCCATCTGCTGTCCATCTAGAGCAG CCATGTGGAGTGGTCGCTTTGTTCATCTAACTCAGTCATGGAACAATTACAAGTGCCTGGAGGGTAATGCCACCACATGGATGGACGTTCTGCAGGAAAATGGATATCACACCAGGAGTTTGGGAAAACTGGACTTTACATCCGGTGGCCATTCTGTGAG CAATCGCGTGGAGGCCTGGACGCGGGACGTGCCTTTCCTGTTGCGGCAGGAAGGCCGTCCCGTGACGGACCTGACGGGCAACGCATCCACAGAGAGGGTCATGACCAAGGACTGGAAAACCACGGACATCGCTGTCCAGTGGATCCGCCAGACCGCCGCGTCCCTCCGCCAGCCATTTGCCCTCTACCTGGGTTTAAATCTGCCTCACCCCTACCGCACAGATTCCCTGGGACCCACTGCTGGGGGGTCAACCTTCCGCACCTCCCCCTACTGGCTGAAAAAG GTGTCTCATCAGAACGTCTCTGTACCAAAATGGCTGCACTTTTCAGAGATGCACCCTGTTGACTACTACTCTACCTACACCAAGAACTGCAGCGGCAACTTCACCGAACAGGAAGTCAAGGACATCCGCGCCTACTACTACGCCATGTGCGCAGAGACCGATGCCATGCTGG GTGCGGTGGTGGAAGCCCTGCGTGACTCGGGCTTGCTCTCCAGCACGGTCCTACTGTTCACCTCGGACCACGGCGACCTGGCCATGGAGCACCGGCAGTTCTACAAGATGTCCATGTTCGAGGGCAGCTCGCACGTCCCCTTGCTCGTGGCCGGTCCCGGGGTGAAGGCGGGGCTCCGGCTACACGAGCCCGTCTCTCTGGTGGACATCTACCCCACAATGCTGG atcTGGCGGGAGTCTCCGCCCCGGGCGATCTCAGCGGTCACTCGCTCGTACCCCTGCTGTCCCGGAGCGCCGTCCCGCCGGCGGAGCCCCGCCCCGACTGGGTGCTCAGCGAGTACCACGGCTGCAATGCCAACGCCTCCACGTACATGCTGCGGCAGGGAAAGTGGAAGTACATAGCCTACGCTGACGGGCTGAGCGTCCCTCCACAGCTGTTTG ACCTCTCCAGTGACAAAGATGAGCTGCACAACGTGGCGGCCCAGTTCCCCGCAGTCTGCCAGCACCTGGACAAACTTCTGCGCAGCGTGGTCGACTATCCCATCGTTTCCAAGGAAGTGCAGCGCTACAACAGGCAGCAGTTCAGCAGCTGGAGGCAGAGCCTCGGGGACAGCTATGCCAGCATCATCGCCGGCCTCCGCTGGCACTTGGACTGGCAGAGGCACCCCGACCTCTACGAGAAAGCCATCGACGAGTGGCTCAAAGcgtag